A stretch of the Vanacampus margaritifer isolate UIUO_Vmar chromosome 6, RoL_Vmar_1.0, whole genome shotgun sequence genome encodes the following:
- the dapk2b gene encoding death-associated protein kinase 2 isoform X1: MRTTPGMALFKQQAVEDFYDIGEELGSGQFAVVKRCTEKSTGLEFAAKFVKKRQSRVSRRGVRREEIEREVDILQQLQHPNVVALHDVYENRTDVVLVLELVSGGELFDFLARKESLCEEEATQFIKQILDGVQYLHSKRIAHFDLKPENIMLLDRNVRLPRIKVIDFGLAHILEDGADFKDIFGTPEFVAPEIVNYESLGLEADMWSIGVITYILLSGASPFLGETKQETLGNISAMSYEFDEEFFSNTSELAKSFIRQLLVKDTRKRMSIEDALNHPWIKSYGRIPESAAPDDEQKAEQLKTKRLKEYTIQSHSSMTPNNTYASFERFARVVEDIGLMESEVAQVAGAHRTLRGDLEALLAIYNDKEARYKEESESTRKRLSRVCYEYRKVEATRRLLRDELTGVGSTLESISGKYQQRQNQLDALRQELDSELQWLQGVVSSLDPQGALGSSLDKVLKELLHQGELRPDGQKTLTESN, from the exons tgGTCAGTTTGCAGTAGTCAAGCGTTGCACAGAGAAGAGCACGGGCCTGGAGTTCGCCGCCAAGTTCGTCAAGAAGCGCCAGAGTCGGGTCAGCAGACGCGGCGTGAGGCGCGAGGAGATCGAAAGAGAGGTGGACATCCTGCAGCAGCTCCAGCACCCCAACGTGGTGGCCCTTCACGACGTCTATGAGAACCGCACGGACGTGGTGCTCGTCCTTGAGCT CGTTTCTGGCGGCGAGCTGTTCGATTTCCTGGCTCGCAAGGAGTCGCTTTGTGAAGAGGAGGCCACTCAGTTTATCAAACAGATCCTGGATGGTGTCCAGTACCTCCACTCCAAGAGGATTgcacattttgacctaaag CCTGAAAACATAATGCTGCTGGACAGGAATGTTCGTCTTCCACGCATCAAAGTCATCGACTTTGGATTAGCTCACATCTTAGAAGACGGAGCagattttaaagacatttttggaaCACCCGAGTTTGTCG ctccGGAGATAGTCAACTATGAGTCCCTTGGGTTGGAGGCAGATATGTG GAGCATTGGCGTCATCACGTATATACT TTTGAGCGGCGCGTCGCCTTTCCTCGGCGAGACAAAGCAGGAAACGTTAGGGAACATCTCAGCCATGAGCTACGAATTTGACGAGGAGTTCTTCAGCAACACGAGCGAGCTGGCCAAGAGCTTCATTAGACAGCTGCTGGTGAAAGACACAAG GAAACGGATGAGCATAGAAGATGCACTCAACCATCCGTGGATTaag TCCTACGGGCGCATTCCGGAGAGCGCCGCCCCGGACGACGAGCAGAAGGCCGAGCAGCTGAAGACCAAGCGTCTGAAGGAATACACCATCCAGTCCCATTCCAGCATGACCCCGAACAACACTTACGCCAGCTTTGAACGATTCGCCCGCGTTGTGGAGGACATCGGTTTGATGGAGAGCGAAGTGGCGCAGGTGGCGGGGGCCCATCGCACCTTGCGAGGTGACCTGGAGGCATTGCTGGCCATTTACAACGACAAAGAAGCCCGGTACAAAGAGGAGAGCGAAAGCACCAGGAAGCGACTCTCCCGAGTCTGCTATGAGTATCGCAAAGTGGAGGCCACCAGGAGGCTGCTGCGGGACGAGCTGACGGGGGTGGGGAGCACCTTGGAGAGCATCAGCGGGAAGTACCAGCAGAGGCAGAATCAGCTGGACGCGCTGAGGCAGGAGCTGGACTCGGAGCTGCAGTGGTTGCAGGGGGTGGTGAGCTCTCTGGATCCGCAGGGAGCACTCGGCAGCAGTCTGGACAAAGTGCTGAAGGAGCTTCTGCATCAGGGGGAGCTTCGTCCCGACGGCCAAAAAACCCTCACAGAGTCAAACTAA
- the dapk2b gene encoding death-associated protein kinase 2 isoform X2 encodes MRTTPGMALFKQQAVEDFYDIGEELGSGQFAVVKRCTEKSTGLEFAAKFVKKRQSRVSRRGVRREEIEREVDILQQLQHPNVVALHDVYENRTDVVLVLELVSGGELFDFLARKESLCEEEATQFIKQILDGVQYLHSKRIAHFDLKPENIMLLDRNVRLPRIKVIDFGLAHILEDGADFKDIFGTPEFVAPEIVNYESLGLEADMWSIGVITYILLSGASPFLGETKQETLGNISAMSYEFDEEFFSNTSELAKSFIRQLLVKDTRKRMSIEDALNHPWIKPHNTRQAMVKRLSVVNLENFKRQYARRRWKLSFRIVALCNHLTRIMKKGPKVPVQDGRDCESDQEEGIEILKRRPRTRKRSSTS; translated from the exons tgGTCAGTTTGCAGTAGTCAAGCGTTGCACAGAGAAGAGCACGGGCCTGGAGTTCGCCGCCAAGTTCGTCAAGAAGCGCCAGAGTCGGGTCAGCAGACGCGGCGTGAGGCGCGAGGAGATCGAAAGAGAGGTGGACATCCTGCAGCAGCTCCAGCACCCCAACGTGGTGGCCCTTCACGACGTCTATGAGAACCGCACGGACGTGGTGCTCGTCCTTGAGCT CGTTTCTGGCGGCGAGCTGTTCGATTTCCTGGCTCGCAAGGAGTCGCTTTGTGAAGAGGAGGCCACTCAGTTTATCAAACAGATCCTGGATGGTGTCCAGTACCTCCACTCCAAGAGGATTgcacattttgacctaaag CCTGAAAACATAATGCTGCTGGACAGGAATGTTCGTCTTCCACGCATCAAAGTCATCGACTTTGGATTAGCTCACATCTTAGAAGACGGAGCagattttaaagacatttttggaaCACCCGAGTTTGTCG ctccGGAGATAGTCAACTATGAGTCCCTTGGGTTGGAGGCAGATATGTG GAGCATTGGCGTCATCACGTATATACT TTTGAGCGGCGCGTCGCCTTTCCTCGGCGAGACAAAGCAGGAAACGTTAGGGAACATCTCAGCCATGAGCTACGAATTTGACGAGGAGTTCTTCAGCAACACGAGCGAGCTGGCCAAGAGCTTCATTAGACAGCTGCTGGTGAAAGACACAAG GAAACGGATGAGCATAGAAGATGCACTCAACCATCCGTGGATTaag CCTCACAATACCAGACAAGCGATGGTCAAGAGGTTGTCAGTGGTCAACTTGGAGAACTTCAAGAGGCAGTACGCCAGGCGCAGGTGGAAG ctcTCATTCAGAATCGTGGCACTGTGCAACCACTTAACACGGATCATGAAGAAGGGCCCCAAAGTGCCGGTGCAGGACGGG AGGGATTGCGAAAGCGACCAGGAAGAAGGAATAGAAATCCTGAAGAGGCGGCCCAGGACCAGAAAGAGAAGCAGCACTTCCTGA